The Helicoverpa armigera isolate CAAS_96S chromosome 18, ASM3070526v1, whole genome shotgun sequence genome segment TTGTGATAAATGAAATGTTAAACAAAGTTGTAGATCTAAAagatctgaatatttttttatagcaagGTCGTTAGTAAAGCtgagattaataaaaatatttttatttcgtcttCAAGTTCACTGAGGGCACTAAAGCTTTGAATACTAAtttaatacattaattaaaaattaaacttcaacttaaaaagttcttttatcgtaaaaaatatattcgaaaTTCTTAATTCATTTTAGTACatccattaattaaaattctctaGCTGttctatgaataaattaatattagtatcGCAAATAGCTCTTCTAGCTAAGCCAATCCAATGTCgcgatttaattaaaatttcgtaTCGATTTTCAGTTGTTCCTTGAaaccgtaaaaagttttatgtttcaATTTCATCTTATAATGGATTGAGTAATAACTGTGAAGTACTCgatacaagttattttaaagcAGCTGAAGATTTATGATacaaaccatggagaacaaaataactagtggagatgccataaaggaaaatcgcttaagaaagtagcgcgccaaagtGCAGATGAGCGAGAGACGAGGAACGTTttcgctcttatacgccttctttggactcAGGACTTGTTAAATTCTCTCTTAACTCATCGTAtaggtcatgcccaccgtacgaatttgacctagaagaaggcgcctgacctacctgcattatggcatctccgctcatctttccttactccgtggtaccagcacactgcagactaaacagtcggccgatagtttacgTGATGgttgccaattttttttaaagaaaatcttgattgcaATAAGTCTTCagtatgtgcgtactaccattcatcttcatactgatgtaTGAGCCCAAGGCCCAAACCAACAataggccgactaaaagtgtgtcaacttttttatatcACAGTACATACTTATCTTTAACCAATCTATGTCTCACCATATTGTGAGTGATCACAGAACTACTTGTACTTTTTGCCTTTCACGAGAGGACTGAATAATTGAATTTCTGAATTCAATCCTCAACCAGAGATCATCtacatataaacaaattaacCTTTCATTATTTGTACagtgataataataaaaactttatctaCCTAAAATTTACGTGATCACTATTccacttttaacaaaaaaaactactatGGTTCATAAGTTCCGTCTAAAAGGACCATAACTCGTTACACAGAACCCATTACACATTCGGAGTTACTACTTTAAATTTTTCGGTGTACAAACGATTATTTAGTTTCCCAGTTGGCGTTTTTAGTGGCAGCACTAAACTGGAATCACGTGCTCAGTTTTTAGAATGAGCACTATCATTTTAACGTACATTGGGTCCAGTATATTAAAGGGTGAATAAACGGGAACCATAAAAGCTTATGGCTTCAGGATTCCAGGATAAACGGGACGGTATTGGAatcaaaaaacacaaaagtcAAATTACAATTTCGGTTTTATTTCAacagttttttgaaaatacGTAGTTTGTGAAACAGGTGTTgggttagtaaaaaaatataatatgcttACCACAACCAGAAATGTTAACCAGGTATTTCaaagaagattttaaaaaaatatgaaatcattTTCAAGAAGAACTGGGTCATGCTACATGATCTAATTTCCAAAGCAAATACTCTAAACTTTAACCCAAATGCTAACCTAATTAAACTGAGTATCTGTACAAGTTTATTTCACACTTCTGTAACTCTTCGAGCAATTatcaaaacatttgaattaGGTTTTGATAATTTACTCATCTCTCTAGGCCTAAAACCaaatataagaaaacaaaataaagaaaggaGTTTCTTCGTTATTCTAaagataacaataaaacttgTTAATTATCTAGAACTTAACAGTTTATTACATCTCAAGAGTTAAACTTGTGGTGGGTTGTAAGTGTTCGCCTTAGTTTCATCTTCGTTTCGAAATGTGATATCCTTCAATAACTTCATAATCTCAATTCTAGCTTCAAACTTCTGTTTAGCTTTCAACCTCTTAAAAGTCGGAACTAAAGATAACATGAACTGTCTGTCCTCATCACCTTCGTCCTTCTTAAGTTCTTTAAGCATATCCAGTACCTTATCTTCTAGATTTTCGCTACGTTCAAACATCGGTCTTAGATAAGTTTCATTTCTTTCCGGTTCCACTTCTACGTCAAAATGTGAGGAGTGGCTAACATGCGTTGTTTCAAAACCTGAAGGTTCGTTCTTTATACTTTCCAAAGGATCTGATCTTGAATCATCTGAATCTCTTTCTCCATTATTTTCCTCTGGCTCTAGGAGGAACAGCATCATGTTAAAATATTCGTATCTCTTTCTCCTCTTGTACGGTTCATTCCGTTCTCTTTTGACCTGTTCTTTCTTCTGCATTCCTAGTTCTCTTGTGAAGCATGTTCGGAGACTCTTCCAGCGCCTCTGAAGCTCGTGGCCTGAAATTTAAAGATTTCCTTGGAATAAATGCATGAAATCACACTTATGGTCTTTGTAAATGGTAGCAAGAGCTTCGTAATGCTAAGGTTCGGTTGCAAAACATGTTTAGACGACTCTCTAGATAAGGCctgattattattgatacttTATTCAATTTTGTGGTCGGTGCAATAGGTAATGTAGTGTTCATTGAATTATTTGTGCGTAAAGAAGCCAATTCAGTTCAATTGTTTTGAGTTCTAGGTATCACCTTGATTTGTCTAGGCGTTCTATCTATTAAAGCAATGCAGACTGATGTAGGCTGGTGTTTGCCCTCTGGCTGTCCTCTTTGTCCTACTTTGCATGAACTCCTGAGTACTCCGCACATATAAAGCTTAACAATACATTTGTGATTTATATTTGTAATGACAGCCGTGTTTGTGCCTAAGTATTAAAGTTCATCAAGCTGATTTTCTTTGttgcttattattattttaataaagtatatGTGGTTTAGTTAAAATGGATACCAATGGCTATAACCCAGGAGTAAAGTTCATACAGTAAGACCCAAGTTCACCCACAACTGTTTACCATAAATTATCACGTTCAATGTAAACAGTGGTgtaagaaaaactgacgtttagtCGGTGAAAATGAGTACTATTTCTCCAGGTAGGTATATCAAGTTCACTGAGAACGCGAGTAAAACCAAGAGAAACAGCTAGTCGTTCTACAAATTGTTTACTACTAAAACACAATAGACTGTTTCTAAAACATTTTAGTCAAAAACTTTGACCGGAGATCGAACCCGCTACCCGTCTCAAAAGTGTCGGACTGTCTCATTAGGGAAATGGCGCGGACACGGGTTTAATGAATTCCATCAATACTCAATTATTTGCTGATGATGTTTGTTTCCTTGTGTTTAAGGAATATTTAAGATAAATACTGTTTATTACCATTTAAATGCTTCATTACCATTAATTTTGCCAAAAAGGACCACGTGTCTACACATACTACACTTTTTGTATCGCGTAGTCGGTTAAAAAGCATTGCCAATGTGACCtttataattgaattttgaCCACTTGTAAATATCTAgatctttgtaattttgttcCTACTGATAGCacaggtacctactataaaacaTACCGGATCTTAACAAGCTGTAGTAAGCGCAACCCAATTTAATAATGCTAACGGATTTTTGTCAACAACAATACTTTTTACCTGTCAAATCTACTAACAATAACATCTCCATTTCAGTTCAATTCTCTACTATGTCACCAATACAATCCTCAACTTTAATTTCTAGGCAATAAAGATCAATTTGCAATATCAGTAAGCTAAAGTTGCATTCGCACACCTAAAATGTACAATACAAACGAatatcacttttattttttatatgcatAAGTAGCAGAATTGCTTGAATAAGTATTATGGTATTTACAGTTGTGATTGCTCACCGTTTTCCACTTTATCTTGCGGTCTGAATTGCTCCCAGCCAGCGTACACTTCTCTACACACTTCGATCCACAGCTTAGACTTATGTTTCTTATTGCTATAGTAATTGGGATCATTTTTGGTGTACAAAGCGGGGCGTTTTTTCACTGCTAATATCAGTTTTTCTGGGTCAATTTCTGCTGCCATTTTGGCGCGAACGGGCGTGCGGTTTAGTTGAGACGCGACGGGCAACTGAGGGGCGCCGCAGTGGGGCGACGGTTGCGCGATGGGTCGGGCGAGCTGGCAACGTGTTCAACAAAGTTTTTCGATCGATTAGGGTGTCTGTGATATATGGGCGTTGTGAACTTATCCGAAATGTGGGAGGATTTTTggtgaattattttgtttagttttattaattttgttaaaaaattagaatGTTTAGCAAATaacgtaggtatattaatatttagtataCCAGTACCTTGGAATAATagtgatattaaattatagGAAGCGAATTAAAGTGCTTTGTTGCAGGCCTGAGTGCCTACTTATGTAAATGCAGTTGTTTTcatcaattttatataaaagcatAAGAAGATATCTTTTACTAAAGCTTTCCTATTACTCATTATGTAATGTAAAgactaataaaatacttaaattacgAGACGGTAACAGAAAACATaacatatttccaaaaaaatacaaagaaatctATCCCGCTACAGTCCGCACACAAAACAATAGACAGACACTCTACTCAGACTTTGCTTTGGCGCGGTCGTTGAGCGCGAACGAGACGGCATTATACAAAACTGCCTTAGTTAGAGGGAGACGAGTATATTGTTGTGTGTTTATCGCGTAACCGCTCGCTGACAGCTTGTGGCGTGATGGTGTGCCGACTTAAGCGTTGGGTTGTAGTAGCTGAGCAGCAAGCTATTTCGTTGCTgcgttatatttttctatttatcatAGTTTTACATTTGTGCTTTATAACACTAATAGTACTAATAGTATAAAGGTGAAATTGGTTTGTTACTAAGCAGTGTAACTTATAGTGGTCCGattataaaaattatcaaaGTGTTACACACTGGACAGCCCATTCATTGAGGGAAACAAAGCTTTTTTATCCGGCCGCGCGGAGTAGTTCAGTTAAAGACAGttttaaatatgatattattgTTTCCTTCTACTTTTTAGGCAAAAGCAAATTAATCATCTAATTTTCTGTCATATTATTTCGGTAGACGGTAAAATGTTATCTTTTATATTAATGACgtgtaaattaaaaacaattagttTAACTTTAAAGTGTTAGAAAGTTACTGTTTACGCTAATAGGTACAGCATTTTATTCGTTTACTGTGATTGATCGCTTGTAATGTCAGCAAAACCAATTTAAGTTTACAACCTCATTgtgtatttattattgaaatggcACCCGTATTGGTTGTTTAGTAacttaatgtaaaataaataatttgggccttactacaaaaactttaaaccctgttttacacttgtctaataaaattttggctgcaaaatgaaccatatgtcaacgtcataatttgacatttttttagacaaggcataaactgacgtttaaaagtttttgtggtaagacggttcaTGTTTTACAAGAGAAAAGTCAAGACTAAGCTGAGTTGGTGAATCCATATACTTCTATATATATaggaaatatttactttgttggtatcctaaaagctccgaaactacagaactgatttgtaaaataattaccactattagaaagctacgCTATCCTTGACGCGGAACGCGGGGAAACCGCTAGTAGGTACAAGTactaagtaaaagtaaaaacgTAATGCATGCACCATGGACCTTACTAAAACCAGTCAAAAACGGAACTTGTTATGGGCCGATACCTAAAACGGTCTAATCAGTCACTGTATGAAGGCACAGTctctatttcataattttgtacacaagtctacttacctatatgcaaatcattatgtacctaattataattaataccaGGTTACGGCTCACTAATAAATAATCTATTAGTTTTTACCATATCTGCACAGTGGTTACGTGTTAAATCTTAAACgtctataatttaattaattgaataatatcaATTATGCACTTTACTATTACTACCTGATATccttggcttcgttcgtggcatttattattttaaatatcgtgtttatgataatattattattatagctaACGAGCCGCGGTGCCTTACCGCGGAATCACTCGCAAGCCAACTCtcgataaaatacataatatagccTAAGTCACTCGGGAAGAGTAGCTTACCAATAGTGGCAATAGTGACAGAATGtccaaataggttcagtagttatgGAGTCTTTCAGGtacaaaaaaacgaaaaaaaatatcctttttactATATTAGTACAGACTAATTGACTGAACAACGTTAGTTGCTGGATCAATATTCCTAATTATTGATCACTTTGACAGGTCATTTGCATAAAAACCAGCTTTGcttgtttgtatgtaaaaaacaaacatgtttatttaatatacgaacatgttaatttttttcttttttaattttaggtgcTGTCATGTTTTAgttaatttgattgattttattgtaattaatttttgtttttattttgtccacAGTGGAAATCGCGATGGTGCGTCATGCGAAAGTTGTCACCAGTTGCAGGTAAATTTTGGACACCCTATTCTTATTTAATAccgttttattttcagtaatccTTTAATATAAGTTGTTATACCAcaatttagtatttatttcagCTAACAGTTTTCTATGCAAAAATTGATTGTACTTCAAAAACTTAACAGTTTAACAGTAACTAGCTAATATTACAAAACGTTGCATTCTCCTATTTTCCAAGAAAGACAGCCTAACTCAATTGCAAAAAAGGAAGTTCTCACGGACACCACAAGGTCACTATACTTATTCTTAACTTACCTGTCTTCAACTTACCACGTACAAGCCAATTTAGACCTTATGGTTCTCAAAATAAAGGTGATTTAGGCACTGAATATTAATTGCATGAGGTACTTGTACATTTTTCCATAGAAATGATGAGTCATCAAGGGGAAATTACGTCCATTCATGGCGTCTTGCTAGGAATATTGTTGTGTTGTATTTTGTTGTCAGTTGTTATGGGACAGAGGATCGGTTTATTGTACGACTTTAAAAATACTGaggtagatgtttttttttctactttcatAAGTTAGGAAAGATCCAGTAAAAAAGTATAGAAGCACCTAAAGGTACCTGCCAATACCTATGCtgtgaatttaatttttgcTAAGATTTGTTCAGCCAATTATGGGTTAAACCATAGAAAAACTGATGTtttacttaaacaaataaaaaacaatctaATCATTGATAAACATCAGTATCTTATTTGAAATGATTTAAAGGCTTAATTCTACAACTTGACTATACAACAGCAAGTAAAAGATTTCACAATAATTTCGCTACAAGAGTAAGTCTATACTTAATCTATTGTCAGTTGCCAGACTAACTACCGACCGCTAActagaatattaatattaaaagattaGAGCCAACAATTAGTGTCAAGCCGTCAACTTATTATCTCcaagtaaaaaagaaataaataactgtaataCATTACAATAATGAAAGCCTCTAATTAGATGAAAAAAACTACAATTGCGAACTCGATGTATCTAACACGCGTGACCATGCTAAAGTTAAGAAACAAAAGGTACAAACAATACACATATTATAGAGGACAATCCTACTTCACTTTTGTTCCTCTTTAACGCTAGAGTTACTAGAGTTCGATGGATTTGATGGAAGGCAGTAGTGTAGCTTAGAAAATAACGTACCTGTAAGTAGGCTGCTTTTTTATCCATATACGCGTTAATGGAGTAATAATGGTGACCGCACATCTA includes the following:
- the LOC110373209 gene encoding uncharacterized protein LOC110373209, translated to MAAEIDPEKLILAVKKRPALYTKNDPNYYSNKKHKSKLWIEVCREVYAGWEQFRPQDKVENGHELQRRWKSLRTCFTRELGMQKKEQVKRERNEPYKRRKRYEYFNMMLFLLEPEENNGERDSDDSRSDPLESIKNEPSGFETTHVSHSSHFDVEVEPERNETYLRPMFERSENLEDKVLDMLKELKKDEGDEDRQFMLSLVPTFKRLKAKQKFEARIEIMKLLKDITFRNEDETKANTYNPPQV